The region TGCCCACGCACATAACTGGAAAAACGGTCAATCAGGGTAACAGCGAGGTAAATGCCCAAAATAATAATGATCAGGCGTTCAAACTCGAAATAACGGATAGACGTGACCAAATCAAAGCCAATGCCGCCCGCACCCACAATCCCCAACACTGTGGCGGCGCGTACATTGTGGTCTAGCACATACAGCAACGTACCGATAAAGTCCGGCAAGGCTTGCGGGAACATGGCAAAACTGCGTACCTGCAACCAGCCCGCCCCGTGTGCTGCCACGCCTTCCACCGGCCCGGACGGGATCACCTCAAGGGCATCGGCAAAAAACCGCGCCATGAAACCGACACTGACGACGGTAATGGCGAGTACCCCAGGAAACGGCCCCAGACCAATCGCCGAGACAAACACCAATGCCCACACCAATTCTGGCAATGCCCGCAAAAAAGCCGTGACATCACGCACAAGCTGCCCAACCCAAGGGTG is a window of Thiothrix subterranea DNA encoding:
- the phnE gene encoding phosphonate ABC transporter, permease protein PhnE, whose amino-acid sequence is MLDLRWPTPDGRPPKALWVTALAVLLLLLVSAPLVEFNLWTLVTKADDAVLFMGRMFHQPPEWEYLPQFALKMLETLEIALLATVLATLISLPLGFLAARNATPHPWVGQLVRDVTAFLRALPELVWALVFVSAIGLGPFPGVLAITVVSVGFMARFFADALEVIPSGPVEGVAAHGAGWLQVRSFAMFPQALPDFIGTLLYVLDHNVRAATVLGIVGAGGIGFDLVTSIRYFEFERLIIIILGIYLAVTLIDRFSSYVRGQVIHGGGYRHGD